Part of the Haliotis asinina isolate JCU_RB_2024 chromosome 8, JCU_Hal_asi_v2, whole genome shotgun sequence genome is shown below.
TAATCCAGTCTGAATAAGATAATCCACTATCTTCCAGACAGAATTCTTCGTTATTTAGTACATCATTCAATTTGGCTTCAATTCAGATGTTTGTCTTTGTTTCCGCTTAAGATTAAACGTCGTACTTTTGTTTCTCACAAAGGGACGAGTAGATTCGTTTGGTGTCACCAACATCCTGGGCGTATTTCTGGTTGAATTTGTATATCCTCGGGCTTTCCTGAAGATGTTGATACTGTCTCTATCTCGGTACCCTTGATGGCGGTAATAGTTTAAATTAAGGTAGGTGTCATAATAATTGTTGGGATGATAATTGTCCTGCTTGTTTTGTGGCCATATGCTTTCTTCAAAACGGTCTTAAACTTCCCATACGATTCCTGCCCTCGATGATGATAATCAATCTTTTCCCTCTGTATATAGGTGTCTGGTATTGTTAAGTATCGTCCACTTCTGGGTCGCCTTGTATTCAAGTCGTTCTGGTTTTCGTCATTACGTTTGTTGCATTGATCACTTTCCTCTGAATGATCTTGGCAAATCAGTTGCTTCACGCCACCATTTAATGCTTTTGCGTAACTCAAACTTAGGTTTTGAGCATCAGGTTTGTTGGTTTTCATTGACACTGTAGGATTGGTTGTGTTGTTTCAATTTTCTTTCATATAATTCTTCTCTTTGCAATGTTTCTCAGCATATGAGTAGAACCATGCCTCCTTTCCACTCCATATTTCCACTGATTCCTATTATGTTTTTTCCATAAAATTAAGAGAACATTCTGAACCCGAGCTGAAGTTTCTTCTGGAATGCAAGTTCCATACACTCGTCCATTTTACGAATTTTGGAATCATATTTTGGTAATCTTTTCTCGagaaatttaaaaatatccGCTTGGAATCAAGGGGCGGCCAACACTTTGCGTAAACTGGGTCTCTTCCTTCGGTTCATCTATGATCCTATGTTTCCAGAGTATGTGAGGCAGTATTGGTTCCTCACTGTTATATATAAGGCAACCTTTCACTTCCACTGAATGATTGCACCAAGGACATTCTTAAAGACCTTTTCACAACACATATGGCAGGAATAGATGATTGTGTGTCTTATATTTCTGACTTATGATGGCTACGCACAGGCATTAAAGTTAATGTCTCCCtgtcaaatgaaacattaaatgagaattaGAAACTGAAACAATTTTGGTCAGCGAAGCGTGAATGTGTGGAAATAGCATTCGTATGTCAGCTATGACACGCTTTGAGAAGCTTCCACAACTGGAGTGTGATGCTGTTGGGAACAATAATGCAGAATCTGTGCTCGCAACCTGGGTCTCAATCACAGGCAATCTGTAGAGCAAATTTGTAGCGAACATAGAGtatatgaccagtcttcgtaATTGAAAGcgaagcaagcaaaggttggcaacgcacttgcttcggttcgaaaaatatttcacatgtcaaaataaaatatcgcctccatcaaaggtacactcccactTCCTCAACTGCTTGTGccctcagatttccaaccccacATACAATaatcacgtgaaatatgttttcttcagCATTTTATGCGCCACGCGTGGTATTAAGATCCTTCTTCGCATCCATTACACCTGCTAGCTTcccgcaaccccatttgcgctacagtgtgCCTGTGTCTCAATCAAGAATGGAGAAATCGCACatataaaacatcaatatgcTCCACCGCACAAAGTCAAGTCAAAGATGTTTATCGTATTCCAGGGGTCCATCACTTTCGTACACATACAGGCAGGTCGTCTCATGTCTCCTGTATGTGGTTAtggtatttttttatttccaatTTTATTCCCACTCTACAACGTATATATATAGCACAGTTATATACACATACTCACTCATATACATACatcgatacatacatatatgcacatacatatacagGTAGATAGATGTACAGTTTTTCTCTTCAACTGATAAAGGTGGGTCGATTTACACTACAGACAGGCATTCTCAATTTCGGCACATGGCTAATGCATTCCCGTGTAACATTGTGTACAAATGTTTAGTCTCCATTGGAAGGTGGGCTACAGATATATGTAGTAAGTTCATTTAATCGCACACTGAGGTAAACATTCGTATATAAGAATGTACATGTGTTTCCTTTTGCTTGGAAGGTATGTCTGCAGGAAGAGAAGTTAAGTTTTGTCAATCGTGCACATACATAATACAGTCATACGTATGAAGATAAATAAATACAGTCATAAAGTACATATAAAGATGTACATGTTTTCCCCTTCTGTTGGGAGGTATATGTTTCAGATGGGTAATCAATAGTCATCATTTAGGTACACAAATACAGATGAACCTTTATGATGATAATGTCTTTCTTAAccatatatttattaaatagATGTTTTAAAATCGTGAAAATCTAATTACTTAATATTGTTCACTTACGGAGTGATATGTAGAAGATTATAATCATctgattttgtttcaaataatttgtgaaaagatgaagaaaagaagaaaatattgcCATTAGAGAAAGTGGAAAAAGTCGTATACCTGTTGGCTTGGTAATgttttataatttctctttgtGCGTGGCTAAAATGTATACGTTTATAATTCACTTCCGGTTGTGCATGAGAAAAGAGAGGCTACGCTCCGCCGCCCCACAGGCTATCGTAAGTAATCCTGCCAAATGACTCAGTGAAACACGGCCCTATGAAAACAACATTTGCAAATAGCTATTAAAGACATTTATAAAccattatttaataaatacgcATAAAATAATATCTCCAAAAATGGCAATAAGAGCAAGCTCGGCGAACATGGAGGAAATTGTGAAGTCATCAGAAAAAAGACGACGTGAACACATCCTAGATGTGAAAATCGAGCTCAAAGACTCTATGAAAGCAATTAAGCAGGATACAAACGATTTGAAAACACGGGTTGACAGTGTTGAACACGACGTCTCGATGCACAATGGTGAACTGACCAAACTTTGTACCGAAATGGCCGCCATTAAACAAGCTCACAGCAGTCTTGAACGTCAGTGCATTCTTAAAGATATACACGATAGGAAGAGTAATCTTCTTTTCTACGGTTTGCCAAATGAAAACATAGAAAACACGCTTAAAGTGTTCTTTATTGAGAAACTCAAGTTCAGCTAGGACAGAGTGGACAACATGTTGATCCAAAATGCCCATTGACTCCCAGAAAGCGAATACGAGGCAGAACAATCCAGTATCATCGCTACCTTCGTGAAAATGACAGACCGGAATGAACTACTATGGGCACGGAAAATACTACGAGAACAGACCGAACGGTACAGCATACAAACAGACCTACCCCCAATGTTAAAGAAGCGACGAGCGATCCTGAACAGACAAGCGACGGAAATACGCGAAAAACAGAACGTGTGGACGAGGGTGAGAGTCGTGGGGGTGGAGGTGGTACTGGAGACGAAGGAGCCGCATATTCAGTCTTCTCAGTGTAAAGATGTGACTGATACTCCACCACAGATAATGAGTCTGTCTGAATTTTGTTCTATTCGCTGTTAGTGTCCGTTAGTTACATCATTTCTTCTTTCCAATCTTAAAATGCAAAATAACAAATACTGCCATTAAGGCCGTGCCGAATTTTGTAGTTACCGAGCACATCGTTTAAGTCCTTGTATCAAAAAGCTTTGTTAAAATTATGTTTGTGGAAAAGATACAAGTAGTGCTCATCCTATTAGGACAACAGTGAACATGAAAATCACGTGCGCTCGTAACACGTGGCCGTACCTAGAACAACACGAAATGCAAGCGTTGCGCTATGGTGAATGTTCTTTCTCTAAACTAGTTGGTGATTTATTCCATATGGACTTTCATTTGAACTACCTCTACCACACTCGATGAGTATGCTTTGCAGTTACTACTTTTGAGAAATACAAATTGAATCGTTCTATATCAAATAGATGCAACGAGAGCAAAGCGCAAAACAAGCGTTGCATTATGAATTAGTGTTCATTCGCAGATGACTTGAGGCAATCCGGGTCAGTTAGATTTTGAACCTTGCTCTGTGAGCATGTTCTGGTTTGGTTATTATTCTGAATAATCCCGCCGTACTACTTCCAATAGACGTAATAGATAGAACACTCATCGACATAAACGACAAAAAATATACCTAAACATCCATATGCGCCTTCCTTAAATCTCTTGACATGTCTTAATGTGAACCGTACGCAATACAAGCGTTTATACTGCGAACTAGTGCTCTTTCGCAGATTACTTCATACCAGTTAGATTGTCATTTTGATCCATTTTCAACGACGCGTAAACATTCATATGTGCTCCTATTGGTTTTTTCGAGCATATCGTTTAATTAATGTTTTACAATTTCTCTTTGTGCGTGGTTAAAATGTATACTTTTATTTTTCATACAATGGTTTAAAATTACTTGTTTTAATATCAGGCACACAGCAATTAGTGGGTTTTTATGTTTTCCTTGAAATCCTAAGAGTATTTTTTCTGCATTAAATGTAATTTCTCCTTCTGCAGCAATTTCCAGTCAAGCAGTCAGACGTCTCCAAAACACCTTTCCTGCATAACAGTTTAAGGTTCCCTTCCACAAGAAGTATATAGGAAGAAATTCTTACCTCCAATCTTTTTTGAGAATACACTAGCTGGTATTTTTCCATAGATTATTTTGTAACCATATGAGCTCACTACTGTTTGCACACCTGTGTGTTCCGACAGTTCGGAGTTATACTGCTTCTGAAATATTCTTTCCCATCTTTTATGTGCATATGATCTGTTGTAACCTGCGTCGAGCAGTGAGGCATAAAAGACCCTCGTTCCTTGAGGGTCTGTACTTTGCAGCTGAGAAACATTGAAGAGAGTCCTATTAAAATGGCCAGACTTTATAAAGGAGTaatagttgttccttttgactGGTTGACTGGTTATAGTTACAGAGACTTGCGATTAACTAATACAAATACACAGGCCGATAAAATAGGACTGTTAAGTTCATAGTTTGCAAACCTTATAACCAGATAACTACTTAGAAAGGCTGAATCCAATATTGGAGATTAGTGATAACAAGTAAACGCtaaattgtatttttaaattGCGGCACTTGCAAATGAATCAACGATACTGGCATCTTGGTTGTTCTCAAGAGGCCTAGATAAAGAAACatcatttgtaaatttgttaCTATTTCAAGTTACAATTTCAGCATATGCAAATTACGGTACCAAAACATCAGTTAATCCACGCTATGAATGAATCAGAAACGACTCGTTGAAATGCAAACTGTCTTTACATGAAGGACTGGTAGACACACTTTCGTGTTAAACAATTACGTTAaaagtatatatactgaaccgcaaaagaaacatCACCCTACCAAACATTTTGCTAGATATGTTTATCttagttttaattattttttcccACTTTTTAGAAGTTAGCTAGACCTGGTTTGTAGCCAACTTTGgttcagattctgtatttgatatAAAGCTCATGTCGTCAAAACGCAGTTACGGCAGTAATGAAGGGACGGGGTTTTTGTGCGTATTACttcaaaatgacaatgcacgtgcatcacTAGGTGTCATCCCTATAACAAGAACCACTGAACATGCGCCGAATCATTCATTGTTCGACAGTAGCGATATCCACGATTATCAAGGGAACAGGGGGACCAAGTATTGAGAAGACTGAATGCTGGCCGGACTGcacgacatgttgcaaatcatttttcgaACAATATACTGCCCGCAGTAACGAGTCTAAGCCACAGGAAGCACGGCTGTAGTAGAAGACCACCACCTGTGACAACGCTGAGGCAAAATCAGCAGATTGTCcgtcattacttgcaaaatcgTTTCGCTATGGCTACTGAACATGTACGGACAACCATGCATTAGCAATCAGCAGACACCAATCAGCGCCGTGACGTCTGAGGCAGAGAAACGTCAGATGTCACAGACCTTACCGGGGTCCGATCCTCACTGTTCGACATCGTCGAGCTCGTCTCCAGTGGGCCACACATTATCGGAATTCGCGACACCGTGAGTGGCGAGCTGTAGTCTTCTCCGAGTAAAGACTGCATTGCCGGTTCGACGGCTGATGGCATAGTGGTGTGGGGTGCTATTGCCCTCAATCACAAACTAGGTCCCGTGGTGTTCCAGAATACTGGTCCTGGTAGAGTAAATGGTGTAACATCTGTCTGTTACATTGGCCAAGCGCTACGTCGTGCCATAGtttggtcgtcatggaaaccacgtcTTCCAGCAGAAAAACGCGCGTGTCCATACTGCCGGTAGAGACTTTTTCTGTCGACACGGCATACAACTCTTCAATGGCCTGTCCTTAGTCCAGACTTAAACCTGACAGAACACTTGTGGGACGAGATTCAGTGCAGGCTCAATGACGTGCGACAAAGTCCGACAACTGCACCTGATCTCTCTAAGACGTATCACCGAACCTGGGGGCAAGTTCATATGGTCTTTGTCAACTGTCTCATCCACTCCATATACAGACGATGCAACGCTGTTGTCAACGCTCAAGGAAGCCATACACGTTACTGACTTTCGGACCACACTGTCGCGCCACCAGTAGTCATATTGACTTGTAATTGATTGGAATTCGTCATCAAATATCGAtgatcaaacatgtcaattttgaaaCTTATTTTTCCTACACTTATTATGTTACTTACATGCGATTGAATTAAACTGATTACCAATTTCTAAAAGGGGATGACGTTTGTTTTGTGGTTCAGTGACAAGTCTACGCACACTTGTTTTAAGAATTACACAAGTGACCATATCTTGGATGTAGTTTCAGATGGATGTTCCAGTCGTTTCAGTATACATTTTGTTGAACTTAATTTTCAAATCTTTTATTTGCCCAGTTTTAGattttaaagcagtttcaaattcgtcAATTTTTACTTTTGCATGTTCAAGCTGTTTTCTTCAGTTTTTAATTATGATTCATAAATTCTTTGTTTTGTCTCTTTGTGTGTCCATGTCCTTTGTCAGTTCTTCATTCTCACTTTGAAGTTTACCTCGTTCAGTTTTGAGCTCAATGACGTCCTACCGTAGTCGACTGTTAACGCCTTCCGGGCGTTCAGTCACTACTGGGCAACCAAGACCTcagccgtggtattgctggaatattgctaaaagcagtgtaaaactaaacgcactcacacacccacacatgCAGTGGATTGATTCGAACCTTATATCATCCTTACACACGTAAACCAACACTGTCCTAATCTTCGATAAATGTTGGAAGTAACACGATGGCATACGTCAGCGTTGTATGTACAATTTATTTTTCTCACAAGTACCTAGTCTGATCTGAGTATTTTCCATTGGAATATGGATGGGTTTAATTAGCTGAATTACTTAAAGATGTATTCAGGTGACTATTCATGTATAGAGCAACAAAACAGACATGACGCATACCTCTTCTTTTTTCTCTTCAAATCGTGCTAAACGGTCTCTCAGGCAGAACCACAGACCATCATTAGAGTTGCTCTGTATCAGCAGCTGTAAGAAGGCTTCCAGGACACTCTCTTCCTTCTTGTTCAGAAGGAAGTTCACAAAAAGCTTGCTTTTCTCGatactgtctgtctgtgtcgTAAGAGATCTGAATTCTGACTCACTGATACATTCTTTATAAGGAAAGATATCCAAGATTGTGTCAATGTCCATTTGTCTGATAATGGCTTCCTTGTGATCACGTATCAGGTAAACATAGACATCGGCTCTGTCCTCGCCACAGGCCATCGTCTGATGTGAGACGCTGAATCAGTTATGTGTAGGTGTCTAGAAAACACAGGAGATAGACATGCCAGACTGATATATTCTGTCAACACCAAAACACAGAATAAGATCCGCATGAAACAAACTATCAATGCGGTATCTttccacacacgcacgcacgcacgcatacatacatacaggtaATCATCGATCACTTACATAAAAATAGTAATTTTATTATTATAAAACATCATCtgcgcatacatacatacatacaattatgtacaatgtacatatacacatatacatacgcACACTCACAAAAACTATATGATATCGGAGGCCAAATGATATTACTCGCTTCAATGATAGACTTACATATGTAAATATCATGCGCAATCTAACGATTTAGTCCTTCAGTTTAGAGTACTGGGAGTAACTTTGTGTACTAACACTAACTGCACACTTACcagaaatgaatgaaaagaCAGAGAACAAATATGAACGTCTTGTTGTCCAGGAAGCAGATTGCTACTTGTATGTGCTTATTGCTACGTGTTTTATGGCAAACTGACTATTGATAAGATAGAGACACCCACAAACCAATAGTGTTTATAGTTATATGGACCTAGGATTAGCAAATGCAAATACACGTGAGCATAAAGTGGGAGTTGTGTCGATAAGCTCAAAGTGTGAAAAGCACATGACCATATAACTATTCAGAAAGGCTAAATTACGTATTGTTAGTGACACCGTGTAAATTGTATTTGTAGATTGCAGCACTTGCAAACGAATAAACGATATTGGCATCTGGGTTGCTCTAAAGTGACGGTGATCAACATACAGAACCAGTACTTGTGCATTTGTTGCAGTTCAGGCTACGATTTCGGcccaacaacatcagtgaaaCCGCGCTATGAGTGAATTAGCAAATCCCGCACGCAAACTATCTCACATGAAGAACTGGTAAACACACTGTCGTGTTAAACAATTACGttaaatgtatgtatgacaAGTTTATGTACAGAAAGTGAGCTGTGCTTACACACGATCTTCGTGTGTACCGCTTTTAAAGGACTAGTTTAGAAAGAATAGGTTTGctaatgtataatgtattctCAGTTAGTATAGATATACCTGTACCAGTCGGCGTCTCGACAGCTGTTTAATTCCCTTTCAATGAATCAGCCCCTAATCCGGATCTCCTGCACAAATTCTCGGAGGTCAACTGATGATGGTATGGAGGGTCAGAGGGTACCAATCAACAGAGGAATTCGGCACCATGGTAAAGCATACCTCCGAGGATCAGTTCAACAAGTTTGATTCAGTATCTGCTATTGATACACTCATTGCTGTACTGTGTACATGCCACTTGAGTGTAATAAATACTGGCATTAAGACGTCACTCGTCTGTTCTTACTGAAACatacaagaaaaagaagaagaaaatttAGGCACTGTTTTAACTACTTCTGACATTACGATTTAtgatttaaagaacattttgaACTATTTTATACAATTAATACATATATTCCAAAACCAACATGAATTAAATATAGGTGGAAATACAAACTTTAAGTATATTATAATGCATTCCGATGCTTCAGTAGTTTATTCCATATAACACAGTAGAGTATAATGTCTTTCAGTCAATGCCAGTTAAATTCTTCTGTTTGTGAAGAAACTTTTGTAATAGTGTATATAGGGacggttgggtagcccagtggtttcTCACACCGaggaccctggttcgattcgacacatgggtacaatacgtTACTCCCATTTATAGTGTAtggtataaaaccatactcactctctcactgatATTGTCTGTAAGGCAACGTTCTATGAAATGTTACATAATGTGGTTACAATATCTGATATACTAACACGGTGCGTGTCAGGACGTAGTCTggtgattaaagcattcgctgGCCACGACGAAGACCCGGCTTcgatttccacatgggtacaatatgtgaaatccatttctgatcTCAATAACTCatgcactcacacactcatacttgAGTATGCTTTATCTGTTAACTCTGTGGgagataaatattttgtaaaggATTACAGTTTGTAGCAACTGGCTGGAATATCAAACTAACTGTATTTGCACTCCAAGGTTACTCAGTTCTCTTAGTATGTCCATGCAGAACATTGTATTATCCTTTTTATTATGTTAATGCAAATTCAGACGTAAAGTTGGTTTTCTTCTTAACCTGAGTATTGTATTAACTCAGAATATACAGATATAGACAATCATACACATCTTATGTTTCGGAACATCATTTGACACGTCAATGTTattcatatcattattttgTCATCGAAAAAGGAATACAGTCATATAATGTGAAAATTCAGTCTAAAATTCGGTTTGTACTATAAAGATCTACAGCCGAGTACCGTTGATTTTAGTAAACGACCAGCGCATCCTAACACGACTAAGGAACACAACTCAACTGCTTTTGGAGTGTATCAGAATGTTTTTGCTTGTGAGATGTGTAACTATGTTTTCGATATTCTTTACTTCGGGATTTCCTCCCACGTCGAGTCTGTATTGTATTTTATCAAAGTTGTATTGCATTTTTGTACAGTTTTACTGATTTTTACTGAAATCATTGACTGATTAAAgtaacgtgagtgagtttagttttacaccgcactcagaaatattccagctatatggtggcggtgtataaataatcgagtctggaccaggagatccagtggtcaacagcatgagcatcgacctacgcaactttgacacgatgacatgtttcaaccaagtcaggaagcttggccacccaatcctgttagtcgcctcttacaagcatgggttactgaagatcaattctaactctgTTCACGGGTCGATTAAAGTGTATTTATGACCTGATAGACTGAACAGTCATCTACACTGTGGGTGACACAAAACATTCCCTCCCCTTGTCGAAATCTTTGATACAATGATACACAACTAACACTTATGTCTTTAACAACTGGTGAAGTTCCGGGGTAGAAGGGGCATTCAGCAACCTGTGCTAGCCATAAAAggggactgtgcttgtcgtaagagccgattaacgggatcaggtggttaggttcgctgacttggttgacatacaccatcggttccctattgtgcagatcgatgctcatgttgttgatcactggcttgtttggtgcagactcgattatttacagaccgccgccatgtagctagaatattgatgaGAGTGTCGTAAAGctcaactcactctctcactatgTATTTAATCATAATCAATGTAGTGGTAGTACACTGAATTGTGTAGGGTGAGCATCCACCtacctctctttctctctctctctctctctcactcacgcacgcGCGCATACACAAAAGCACGCACGCGCACCACCACCCCACCCGCCATAAATTTGTAAAGCTGCCCAAATTTTACGATGGTGCATTTAAAGAGCACTTCCCAGTATATTTCATTGGTGGTAAATTGAGAATGCTACTTCTGTCATGTCATAGAGTAAAAAGCATTCTCATTGTACACGCATACGCTATTCACCTTTGCACGATTCAGCAGAAGTTGAGACACTACCGTGTCCAGGTGAAAACAGGAAGTAGGAAGCACGTGACGTGGTGGCATAAGCTCCACCCACTAAAGACTAGTCATGTTCATTGTAAAACTAAAGGCAACTGCCTTATTTTTGCGAAAGTGTTTTTGCATGGGAAATACAAAGTAATTATCTCTTTGAATGATATTCATTTTCTTGGACTCTGCAGATGAGGCAAGAACCTAGTATTCAGAGATCTGTTGTTTCTTTGCCTCTGCACCTGCTCAGTTCCCGATAATGACCTTGTAGACCTGGGTGTTGTTCGTCTCGCTGTATTACTTTGTGAATGTATTCCACTCTGTCTGATTCCCTCTACAAGTTCCTGCAACTCTTCTTTCCACATACGCATTTCAAGGATAGTATTCTCTAAACTCTCGACCCGTTGTGACACTTCATTCAGTTCAGTTGTCAAACGGTGTATTTCTTTGTCCTTCGAAGCTGATTCCATTTTCACTttgataagtttcttttcaagTTTCTCTCTCTTTTTTCTCTCTTCTGTTAGTTGCCTTTCCAGTGTAAATATCTGTACATCCTTAGCATCAGACTCAATCTGTGAAATGTAAGACAACGTTAATGCAAAACAGCACACACCTGTTGCATACAGAGTAAATCGTAGCAGTCAGAAGGTTAGTTACAGCAAAATTACTTGAGCAGCTAAATCAGCGAGTTTTACCATCCGATTCCTTAATCGCTTGGGTCGCTTAATCTTCACGGGATAGTGTTGTTTGTAAGCGCCAATAGCCGCCCGTATCATTTAAGTAGTTGCTATGAATTTACGCCGCAATATCACacgtggggagtcgaacccgggttttaAGCGTTAAGAGCGGACGCTGTAACTATTAGGCCATCCCGCAGAGATACTCTATTCATGTGTTTGAACGATGTTTCTTGGCGGTTGTTTGTGTAAACGTGTCTtacttgtattttttaaaacaattttgaaGTTTGTTTTGGCCAAACAGTTTACACTGAAGACAAAGAGCTAAATAATGACCAATAAAatgac
Proteins encoded:
- the LOC137294732 gene encoding uncharacterized protein: MACGEDRADVYVYLIRDHKEAIIRQMDIDTILDIFPYKECISESEFRSLTTQTDSIEKSKLFVNFLLNKKEESVLEAFLQLLIQSNSNDGLWFCLRDRLARFEEKKEENQLDVSSEASVASASIYNESEHSLDNSPSRTEDQLKDELEKAKEDLENKKEEIRRLEGRMGRVKRKSVSSKLNEINFKVTLQN